One Malaclemys terrapin pileata isolate rMalTer1 chromosome 9, rMalTer1.hap1, whole genome shotgun sequence DNA window includes the following coding sequences:
- the EIF2A gene encoding eukaryotic translation initiation factor 2A has translation MAPSTPLLAVRGSEGFYMVTGPPSFTENTTLQRDFGKNCKVFAFSKDGTLFAWCNGEKVNIVKVASTELLHSFDLPKAVCLEFSPKNNVLATWQAYTTAKDGAAGMPNLQLYDVKTGKCLKSFIQKKMQNWCPCWADDESISARIVNNEVHFFENNNFDTIANKLHLQKVNDFVLSPGPQPSKVSVYVPGSKGAPSFVRLYQYPNFGGPQSALANKSFFKADKATMLWNNKATAVLVIASTEVDKTGASYYGEQTLHYIATNGESAVVQLPKNGPIYDVVWNPNSTEFCAVYGFMPAKATVFNLKCDPLFDFGTGPRNAAYYSSPGHILVLAGFGNLRGQMEVWDVKNYKLISKPLASDSTYFAWCPDGEHFVTATCAPRLRVGNGYKIWHYTGSVLHKCEVPPNAEIWQVSWQPFLDGTFPAKAVTYQAVPSELPSAELKVAQAYRPPALRNKPITSSKLHEEEPPQNMKPQPGNSDKPLSKMALKNQRKHEAKKAAKQEAKTDGSQESTPSPALQDVPRSALPSVTSGDPEVDKKIKNLKKKLKAIEQLKDQAATGKQLEKNQLEKIQKEAALLKELEDLELGF, from the exons tgCGAGGATCTGAAGGATTCTACATGGTGACTGGACCACCTAGTTTTACTGAGAATACAACATTGCAAAG GGACTTCGGGAAAAACTGCAAAGTTTTTGCTTTCAGTAAGGATGGTACTCTCTTTGCATGGTGCAATGGAGAAAA AGTAAATATTGTGAAAGTTGCCAGCACTGAATTACTGCACTCTTTTGATCTCCCAAAGGCAGTTTGCCTTGAATTCTCGCCAAAGAATAATGTCCTGGCAACGTGGCAGGCCTACACAA CTGCTAAAGATGGCGCAGCAGGCATGCCCAACCTACAACTTTATGATGTAAAAACTGGGAAGTGTTTAAAGTCTTTCATCCAGAAAAAGATGCAGAATTG gtGTCCTTGCTGGGCAGACGACGAAAGTATATCTGCTAGGATCGTAAATAATGAAGTGCACTTCTTTGAAAACAACAACTTTG ATACTATTGCAAATAAACTTCATTTGCAAAAAGTTAATGATTTTGTGTTATCACCAGGACCACAGCCAAGCAAG GTTTCTGTTTATGTTCCTGGAAGCAAGGGTGCACCCTCGTTTGTAAGGTTGTATCAGTACCCTAACTTTGGTGGCCCTCAGTCTGCATTGGCCAATAAAAGTTTCTTTAAAGCTGACAAGGCAACAATGCTCTGGAATAACAAAG CTACGGCTGTGCTAGTAATAGCTAGTACAGAAGTTGATAAAACGGGAGCTTCATATTATGGAGAACAAACCCTGCACTACATTGCAACAAATGGAGAAAGTGCTGTTGTACAACTAC caaaAAATGGTCCCATTTATGATGTAGTATGGAATCCCAATTCCACAGAGTTTTGTGCTGTGTATGGTTTTATGCCTGCGAAGGCAACTGTTTTCAATCTGAAATGTGACCCTTTGTTTGATTTTGGAACTGGCCCTCGTAACGCTGCCTACTACAGCTCTCCTGGACATATCTTAGTACTAGCAGGATTTGGAAATCTCAGAGGACAGATGGAAGTATGGGATGTAAAAAACTACAAACTTATTTCCAAGCCACTGGCATCAGATTCTACATATTTTGCTTGGTGCCCTGATGGGGAACATTTTGTAACTGCTACGTGTGCTCCAAGACTACGAGTTGGTAATGGGTACAAGATCTGGCATTATACTGGCTCTGTTCTACACAAATGTGAAGTCCCACCAAATGCAGAAATATGGCAAGTTTCCTGGCAGCCATTTTTGGATGGAACATTTCCAGCAAAAGCAGTAACTTACCAGGCAGTTCCAAGTGAACTGCCAAGTGCTGAGCTGAAGGTTGCCCAAGCTTATAGACCACCAGCTCTGAGAAACAAGCCTATAACCAGTTCTAAGCTG CATGAGGAGGAGCCACCTCAGAACATGAAACCACAACCAGGAAATAGTGATAAGCCATTATCTAAGATGGCACTTAAAAATCAAAGGAAGCACGAAGCAAAGAAAGCGGCTAAACAG GAGGCCAAAACTGATGGGAGCCAGGAATCAACACCATCTCCAGCATTACAGGATGTACCACGCAGCGCTCTGCCTTCTGTGACATCAGGAGACCCTGAGGTagacaaaaaaataaagaatttgaAAAAG AAACTGAAAGCAATTGAGCAGCTGAAAGATCAAGCAGCTACTGGAAAACAGCTAGAGAAAAACCAG TTGGAGAAAATTCAGAAAGAGGCTGCTCTCCTAAAGGAGCTAGAAGATTTGGAACTGGGCTTTTAA